One window from the genome of Hyalangium gracile encodes:
- a CDS encoding cytochrome c oxidase assembly factor Coa1 family protein, which produces MPTRTAQPTRIPRRIGQVVLGLVFVGIGFEAWSRMRLSMSGAPRAALEQLRACEQARNLLGEDIDSVWWGWSHGWLRVPRTSQAWSAVRGSVDWTMPVAGSTGRGVLHFQGKKDGGFWELDGALEVDGVKVYTRSCEVSGGSSP; this is translated from the coding sequence GTGCCCACCCGCACCGCTCAGCCCACCCGCATCCCCCGGCGCATCGGCCAGGTCGTCCTGGGCCTGGTCTTCGTCGGGATCGGCTTCGAGGCATGGTCTCGCATGCGGCTGAGCATGAGCGGCGCTCCCCGGGCCGCGCTGGAGCAGCTCCGGGCATGCGAGCAGGCGCGCAACCTGCTGGGCGAGGACATCGACTCCGTGTGGTGGGGCTGGTCGCATGGCTGGCTCCGCGTGCCTCGGACCAGCCAGGCGTGGTCGGCGGTCAGGGGCTCCGTGGACTGGACGATGCCCGTGGCCGGCTCCACCGGCCGAGGCGTGCTCCACTTCCAGGGGAAGAAGGACGGCGGCTTCTGGGAGCTGGACGGCGCCCTCGAGGTGGACGGCGTCAAGGTGTATACGCGCAGCTGTGAGGTGAGCGGCGGCAGCTCGCCGTAG
- a CDS encoding DUF2378 family protein, which translates to MIQPNAPVMSPGAAGRESAYSRYVSLPSPSDTVRGMFFNGLLTLVKTYGGEPALKQCQGMLGDIRFERSFISFSSYPATDFLRLCVAASQVLAPSLGNPENTARQLGMYTSRDFLATMAGKSLMVLAGGSPHRLLGSISQAYRAAVSFGERKVSPRGDKSLVVSYTRDFFPPVHTEGVLLAVLEALKVKNPQVRSRSLGLLDSEYEVTWE; encoded by the coding sequence ATGATCCAGCCAAATGCACCGGTGATGTCTCCTGGCGCCGCGGGCAGGGAGTCCGCCTACTCGCGCTATGTGTCGCTGCCGTCTCCCTCGGACACCGTGCGAGGGATGTTCTTCAACGGGCTGCTGACCCTGGTGAAGACGTACGGAGGCGAGCCGGCCCTCAAGCAGTGCCAGGGCATGCTGGGCGACATCCGTTTCGAGCGTAGCTTCATCAGCTTCTCCAGCTACCCGGCCACGGACTTCCTGCGGCTGTGCGTCGCCGCGTCCCAGGTGCTGGCGCCCAGCCTCGGCAACCCGGAGAACACCGCGCGCCAGCTGGGCATGTACACCTCGCGGGACTTCCTGGCCACCATGGCGGGCAAGTCGTTGATGGTGCTTGCGGGAGGCTCGCCGCACCGGCTGCTCGGCAGCATCTCCCAGGCCTACCGCGCGGCGGTGAGCTTCGGCGAGCGGAAGGTGTCTCCGCGAGGCGACAAGTCGCTCGTCGTCAGCTACACGCGGGACTTCTTCCCGCCGGTCCACACCGAGGGCGTGCTGCTGGCGGTGCTGGAGGCGCTCAAGGTGAAGAATCCCCAGGTGCGCTCGCGCTCCCTGGGGCTGCTCGACAGCGAGTACGAGGTGACGTGGGAGTAG
- a CDS encoding protein kinase domain-containing protein, which yields MDEVNSLVGQRHGPLILERLLGLGAVGAVYLAMHPPTGARFTVKVLHPPLAANANVRTRFYVEAQAASRVLHRNVARVLDARPGPGGLPSILMEYVEGEPLSCMPLPLSPVDATALLIQVLEGLEAAHARGVVHCDLKPDNVVITRDKQGQRLAKVLDFGMASVLSACFSQEEMAAGVSLGSPAYMAPEQWETSAADTRMDVYALGVIGYRLLTGRLPFGRGRMGEVLLKQQELRPPAPHALDARIPPVLSMVMMQAIARRPEERFPSARDFQLALITAQRRMSRPTMTLEAVAPSTQEPMGLQVRVGNLGSLEPLPVRVSDVTSEGLFVIFDGPPPPLAARLPLELSFQGRSLVCVGDVVRHVSQDEAVAWGVSAGFFVHFAEPSEMLTALVAQSSAGAAEPPPDPELAQLLSRTAAVGQDPYTFLGLPNTASFDEIRQRCEAAVNRVAHFWGRTLPRSQRRELELLRARVDAARRTLGDPLTRAGFDASRGNTFGIARCIAAGLSEQQVEPMRRAFLCARPGSEAQAQALFVQARSLEAQEALKAALQCYTQALTLDPLNIPGHRYYWALQRRMRPMTMSLPAIQR from the coding sequence ATGGACGAGGTCAATTCTCTCGTAGGTCAGCGGCATGGTCCCCTCATCCTCGAGCGCCTGCTCGGGCTCGGGGCCGTGGGCGCCGTGTATCTGGCCATGCATCCCCCGACCGGGGCGCGCTTCACCGTGAAGGTGTTGCACCCGCCGCTGGCCGCGAATGCCAACGTCCGCACCCGCTTCTATGTGGAGGCCCAGGCCGCCAGCCGCGTCCTCCACCGCAACGTGGCGCGCGTGCTGGATGCGCGGCCGGGCCCCGGCGGCCTGCCGTCCATCCTCATGGAGTACGTGGAGGGCGAGCCGCTGTCGTGCATGCCGCTGCCGCTGTCGCCGGTGGACGCCACGGCCCTGCTCATCCAGGTGCTCGAGGGGCTCGAGGCCGCGCACGCGCGCGGCGTGGTGCACTGCGATCTCAAGCCGGACAACGTCGTCATCACCCGTGACAAGCAGGGCCAGCGCCTGGCGAAGGTGCTCGACTTCGGCATGGCCAGCGTCCTGTCCGCGTGCTTCTCCCAGGAGGAGATGGCCGCTGGCGTCTCCCTGGGCTCGCCCGCGTACATGGCTCCGGAGCAGTGGGAGACCTCCGCCGCGGACACCCGCATGGACGTGTACGCGCTGGGCGTCATCGGCTACCGGCTCCTCACCGGGCGCCTGCCCTTCGGCCGTGGCCGCATGGGCGAGGTGCTCCTCAAGCAGCAGGAGCTGCGACCGCCGGCGCCGCACGCGCTGGACGCTCGGATTCCTCCCGTGCTGTCCATGGTGATGATGCAGGCCATCGCCCGGCGGCCCGAGGAGCGCTTCCCCAGCGCGCGGGACTTCCAGCTCGCGCTCATCACGGCCCAGCGCCGCATGTCCCGGCCCACGATGACGCTGGAGGCCGTGGCCCCGAGCACCCAGGAGCCCATGGGCCTGCAGGTGCGCGTGGGGAACCTGGGCAGCCTCGAGCCGCTTCCGGTCCGCGTCAGCGACGTCACCTCCGAGGGCCTCTTCGTCATCTTCGACGGGCCGCCGCCGCCGCTCGCGGCCCGGCTGCCCCTGGAGCTCTCCTTCCAGGGACGCTCGCTCGTCTGCGTGGGGGATGTGGTGCGCCACGTCTCCCAGGACGAGGCGGTCGCCTGGGGGGTGTCCGCCGGGTTCTTCGTCCACTTCGCCGAGCCCTCGGAGATGCTGACCGCCCTGGTGGCCCAGTCCAGCGCTGGCGCCGCCGAGCCTCCGCCGGACCCCGAGCTGGCGCAGCTCCTCTCTCGCACCGCCGCCGTCGGACAGGACCCTTACACCTTCCTGGGCCTGCCGAACACGGCGAGCTTCGATGAGATCCGCCAGCGCTGCGAGGCCGCCGTCAACCGCGTGGCGCACTTCTGGGGCCGCACCCTTCCGCGAAGCCAGCGCCGCGAGCTGGAGCTGCTGCGCGCCCGCGTGGACGCCGCCCGGCGCACGCTGGGCGATCCGCTCACCCGCGCGGGTTTCGATGCCAGCCGGGGCAACACCTTCGGCATCGCCCGGTGCATCGCCGCGGGGCTCTCGGAGCAGCAGGTGGAGCCCATGCGTCGGGCCTTCCTCTGCGCACGGCCGGGCTCCGAGGCCCAGGCCCAGGCGCTCTTCGTCCAGGCCCGGAGCCTGGAGGCGCAGGAGGCCCTGAAGGCGGCGCTCCAGTGCTACACCCAGGCGCTCACGCTGGATCCGCTCAACATCCCCGGGCACCGCTACTACTGGGCGCTTCAGCGGCGCATGCGCCCGATGACGATGTCGCTCCCCGCGATCCAGCGGTAG